The segment AGGTCTACTCCTTGCACCTGGGAAGCCGAGGGTCCCACTGAGCAGCAGAGGCTGCCGGGGGAGCAGGGAAATGGCCGTAAATGATCTGGAACTTCAGCACATACACCTGGTCTCCACGCTCACACTGGATTGGGTCTGGGTGGGTGGGGATTTTCCTGGTTTAACTCTGGGCAGCATATATCGCCCAGAGCTGATACCTGCCTGCCGAGCTGGGCGTCACTCTCTTGCCTCTGCCTCCCCTGAGTGGTGGGAGGGATCGTCCGGGGTCCTGACATCCCCACGTGTCCACTGATGGGTGTTGTCTGACGCCCGGCAGGTATGAATGCTGCTGTCAGAGCTGTGACGCGCATGGGCATTTACGTGGGAGCCAAGGTCTTCCTCATCTATGAGGTAAGGTTGTGGGGGGCACAGAGTGTGCACACCGTGGCCAGGTAGGGGCACACTGTGGCCAGGCAGGGGCACACTAGCAGAATTCCCTCCATGTCTTGTGGCTTTCTGGTGGCTGCAGTGTGTTACTTTGTTTCACTTTGTAATGGAATGTAACCTGGCCTGCCTGCTCTCCCCAGACCCCCCTCCTCTCACTGTGGCTGTCTGTCCCTGTCCCCTGGCCCAGGCCCAAGCCAGGCCTGTCCCCAAGGCTTGCCCTTGGCTGTATGGGGTGTCTAGTGAGCAGCTTGGCAGGCCTCTCCCTCCCACGGGGCTGGACCGTCATACCATCTTAGGGTGGCTGGGACCCTGCAAAGCTGTAGGTCATGTTTGGGAAGCAGATCTCAGAATCTCAGGAGCTGGGCAGGGGGTGCCTATACCCTGATGATGGTCTAGAACCTTCTGGAGGACAGGGCAAGATTCTCCATGGAGTGGCCTTGTTCCACAGATAAGCAGCCTCCCGATGGGAGGTGTGGGTCCAGGGTATACATGTGTGGCAGGTGCGTCCCTTTACCTCCCTGACCCTGTGTTTCTTCTAGGTGGGGATACAGATTCATTCCCAGAGGGGAGGCTAGAGCACAAGAGCTAGGGCTACTTGGCCAGTCAGAGCACCTCCCGCAGCCCCTGCGTGAGACGGGCCCAGAGAATGGGGACTGCTTCCGTTCATCCCAGAGCCCAAAGGGACCTCTGGGCTCAGAGGTGATACAGGAGAGCTGCCAGCATGCACAGGGCCTGTGGCCAGTTCTGAGGCTGCCTGAGGCCTGGCAGTCCAGGGTGATGGGAGAAGGGGTGGAGTGGTGAGGGCGGAAGGGAGCAGTGCAAAGTGTGTGGAAGTATGGCAAGGCATTCTAGAAGATTCCCAGGCTAGGAAAGGAGGGTTGTGTCCATGAGACTGACTGGAGCTAAGCTGACTGGCCTCAGCAGGGTCTCCTGGCtctgcagggcaggggcagggcagggccaggcagcCCTGTGTGCGGGCTCTGTGCTCTGGCTTGAGCTTTTGCAGATTCGAGCTGCTGTTTGGTAGCTGCTTGCTCTGGGAGTGTCTGCTGTCGGTTTTCGGGTCATTTTCCTGCCTTTTCTGTTTATGGGTGGTTGTGGGGGGCTGGCATATGTCCTAAaggccagagggagggagggagagggagagcaagagagaggaggaggagagggaagaggagCCTGGCCTGGCCGGAGCCTGAGAAAGAAGCTGCGTCCCTTAGACTGGGGGCCTCCGTCTTCCTGGGACCCTGGCAGGGCGGGCAGGGCTGGGCTGTGAACTGGTGAGGGAGGCTCTGGGTGCCCCCAGGACCCTGCAGGCCCACCTGAGGGAGCAGTGGCCTGGCCGAGGGGAGTGGGCAGGGGGGACCAGATGTCCAGAGTTTAGCTGGGCTGCAGCGCCAGGCAGGGTCAGTGGCCTATCGCTGCCTCTCTGGAGGGGCTGGGGACAGCTGCATGGAGGCAGCGCTGCTCATCTTGGCATGGGGCGCTGCTGCGCCTGTTCCCTGTGTGCCCTATATCCAGTTTATAAAGAGCTACAGATGAGAAGGGGGTGGGCCACCTGACGGAAGAAATTGGCAAGACTCTGGCCTGCGCCGCCTCATAGAGCCTGTCCAGGTGgctgggtcacaggggagcagcatGTGGTCACCAGGGAGATTTCAGTTGGGACCACTTGCAGGACCAGGGTGAAGATGGGCATGACCCAGTGCCATGGGCAAGCTCCCGGGAGCCACAGCCACATCGCCGGCGGGCGAGGAGTTCGCCACAAGCATGCTGGGCGCTGGGCGTCAGTGCCTTGGGTGGCGCTAATACACCCAGCAATCAGGAGTCCGCTCCCTGGCCACGTGTGCGCAGCAGCCTTATTTATGAGCCCCAAACTGGAGACCTCCCCAGTGTCCATCACGGTGGACAGGTCATAAGTCATGGGGCGTGCTTGGTGGACCATGGGACAGCTGTGTagaactacacacacagattCCATGTGGGGCCAAGGAGTTGGACACAATGTGGACACTGAGAGCTGCCGCTTCTGCATCTGATCAGCATCCTCGGCAGGACATGGGACCCTTGGGAGGGCTTCTGGGGGCTGGGCATGTTCTGTTTCTGATCTGGGTGTGGTGGCCTGGTGTGCTCTGCATGAGTACACTCACCAGGCAGGCCGCCTGCTCCACGAGCGTGTTGCTATGTGTTGCTCGGTAATGAATGGTCTTGTGAGCCCCGCAGAGTACCTTCTGGAAGGCCCACCTGCAGGCCCGCAGTCTCTCCCCCTGGTGGCCAGCGACCACTGGCTGATCCCGGCTTCACTGCCCAAGGCCTTGGGGTGAGGCCGTCTCGGGGGTCAGGACCCTTGGGCCTGCTTCCAGCCTGATGGGGTTTTGGCCGGGGTTCCAGGTGTCCTGCTCCCAGATCACAGTGCTGTGTGTTGTCTGTCTCACACCTGCCCCTCCTAATTTTAGGGCTACGAGGGTCTCGTGGAAGGAGGTGAGAACATCAAACAGGCCGACTGGCTCAGCGTCTCCAACATCATCCAGCTGGTGAGCTGCGGCAGGGCAGCCCTGCTTGCCTGTGAGCACGGGTGTGCACAGGGAGGCACACACACGGGTGCCCTTACACCGTCCTGCAGGGCGCAGCTCCAGCGGCCATGGGTCCTCGGGGGTGAGGGCCCTGGGCACTCTGTTACAAGGCCTCACTCTCAGTGTTCAGCCAAGGGAGCGTGGGGAGGAGAGGACACTTTGGAAAAGGTGTGCCACAGCTTCAGAGTGGCCTCCGCCTGGCCTTGCCCTGTTGTCACTCTGAGTGTCCCGGTGACTGAGGCCTCCGGCAAGGAAGTCTCCTTCCAGCCTAtagagggcagggggaggagcaCCTTGCTCAGGCCAGAGATTTCTAGGACAGGTGGTCTTTGGACCGGGTGTCTGTGGAGAGACCCTCATTCACCTACAGAGCTGGGTTGGTTGTGCAGGCCCTGttccctgtgccaggccctgtctgagggtgccccctgcccctcctgcccagggCTGATGCCACCGAGGGACATCTTTGAGGTGCCCCTGAGGAATAGAGCCAGTTTGCTGCCCCAGCCCTGGTTGGTCCAGTGGGGTGTGGACAGGCCTTGTTCTTGGGCTTAGCAAGCTCCCCCTAGTCTCCCCAGTGCTGGGGAGCAGGACTCCCTGCCAGCCCATCACGGGGCCATGCTGCAGCCTGGCCACCTTGCCCTCCACCCAGGGTCCCAGGGAGGACAGCCCCCAGGCCCTGATAGGGCCATTGCTCTGCTCTGACCCTGCATCTGAGGACAGCTGTGGCCCCTTGCTCCTAAGTGATCAGCTCTGGGGAAGGGTCTTTAGGCTGAGCACAGAGCTGACATGGGAAGTTGTGTGAAAGGTAGGCAGGTGAAGGTTGCAGGGAAGAGCAGATGTCTGGGGAGAAGTTAGGAGCCCAGAACAGGTGGCCAGAGGGGCCTGGAGGGGGTGCAGGAGGGACAAAGGGGGAGGGAACAGGCAGGAGGAGGGGCCGGGGGAcgggcaggagggaggaggagggaggcgaagtgggggaggagggctggggtggCACGGTGCTGATCTGCATGTTCAGGGCCACTGGGAGGCTCCCTGGCACCCCCACCATGGCACCATGGGGGCCAAGAGGGAGGTTTGGGCCCTCCCCAGCAGAGGTGCCCCTGGAGAGCAGcacggtgggggtggggcagtgccCAGTGGGCCTGCGGGTGTGTGCCCTGCGGTCCACAGGTGGCCCAGTGAAGCCAACCAGGGCAGGGGGCTGTGTGGGCTCTGGCCAGAGCTGCGGGAGGCTCACGGAGCTCGTGCACCCTTGTGGGCttgcatgaatgtgtgcatgcatgtgtgggaGGTGCACTGCAGATTTCAGAGCCTTCTCACTCTGTCACCCTGTGGACAGTCTCCTCGTCCTTTGCGTGGGGAGAGGCGTGGTGGGTGGGGACCTACCCTGGTTTCCGGAGAAACCCCTGGACTCTTCCCTCTCCATTCTGTGGGGTCCCCCGTGCCTCACAGGCCCTTCTGCAACCCTGTTGGCCAAGGCTCCCATCTCATCACGTAGGGTGGCACCGTCATTGGCAGCGCCCGCTGCCAGGCCTTCACCACACGGGCGGGACGCCTGGCGGCGGCCTACAACCTGATCCAGCACAGAATCACCAACCTGTGTGTCATTGGCGGGGATGGCAGCCTCACGGGTGCCAACATCTTCCGCAGCGAGTGGGGCAGCCTGCTGGAGGAGCTGGTGGGGGCAGGTGCGTCTGTGGCGGGCCTGCTCAGTGGCCTGGTGGGGACGTGGGCAGGACAAGGGGAGCAGGTGCGACCTGGCTGGGCTCTGGCGGGGAGGAGTGGGCCTGGCCCAACCTGAGGTCGGGACCCCTCTGGATGGTTCCAGGAGCCACCCGTCCAGGTGGTAGGTAGTGAGAAGGTCGGGGTTGGAGCTCCAGGCCTCTGGGACCCCAGGCACTGCCTGGCCTTACCTGCTGATGGCGGACAGCAGTCCCAGGCCCGCTCACCCTGTATGTGTGGGTGGGCCTTGAGGGCAACAGGTTCCCAGACGTGGATGCAGAGTCGGGCAGTTTGCTGGAGTAGAATAGTTAAAATTTGGTGACACAGAAGACACAGCTCTGGCATTGCCAGTGACCTCTTAGAATTAGTTCTGTGCCACTTGTGGCATGCTGTAGATGAGGGGTGCATGCCCCAAGGCTCCCTGGGGGGTCCCAGGTAAGCCTACATTTGGCATTGGTGGTTCAGCTGCCCTTCCGCCAGGCAGGACCCCCGATGCAGGACCTGGGAGGGGGTCGTGAGCCCGGGGACCTGCCTGTTCCACGCTGCTGGGTGGGCTGGGGATGGGAGACAGGCGTCGAGCCTGTGCTGTGGCTGCAGGGCCCAGATCAGCCATGAGGCCTCAGCTGGGTCTCTGCTGTGCCTGCCCAGGCAAGATCTCGGAGGGCACAGCTCAGACGTACTCGCACCTGAACATCGCTGGGCTGGTGGGCTCCATCGACAACGATTTCTGTGGCACGGACATGACCATCGGCACAGACTCGGCCCTCCACCGCATCATGGAGGTCATCGACGCCATCACCACCACTGCCCAGAGGTGCGTGAGGCAGCCGTCTGGGGCCCTGGCGAGGGTACAGGCCCCAGCTATGCAGACCATGGGCCGGGCCGGGTCGCCTGCGCATCTTCCGGGGGTCCTTAGATCGCTGGCCTGGGACGGCCAGGCCTGGGGAGGCGAAGGGCCTCAGGAGCAGGTCAGGGAACCCAGGGCAGAGGTGGCTGCTGATGCAAAGACTCGGTCACCCTGGCGCCCAGGCCCTCCCATGGCAGAGCTGGGCCGTGAGCGGCGAGGCTCGGCCCCTGTGGCTCCCGGGTGACTGTCCTGCTAGCCATGCTGCCCAGCTCACTGAGGCTCAGTGCTGACACCTTCCTCGCTGTTCCATCCACAGCCACCAGAGGACCTTCGTGCTGGAGGTGATGGGGCGGCACTGTGGGTAAGGGGGCTACCCTGGCTGGTGGGGCTCAGTGCCAGGTGCTCCTCGAACGCTCTAGGATGTGGCACGCCCCATCTCGGGCTGGATGAAGCTTGGAGCAGCacctcccctgtgacccccgtcTCCCTGGAGCTGGGCTGGGGCCCTACCCAGTGCCGCCCCTCACCATCCGGCTGCTCCAGGTATCTGGCCCTGGTGTCTGCCCTGGCGTCGGGGGCCGACTGGCTGTTCATCCCCGAGGCACCGCCTGAGGATGGCTGGGAGAACTTCATGTGTGAGAGGCTCAGTGAGGTGAGTGGGGCAGGTCTCCATCCCAGGATCCCCGTGGCGAGCTGCTTGCCTGCACAGAGAAGCAGGCGTCCTCGGGATGGCAGCCCTGGGGCCTTGTGACCAGCTTTGGTTGGTCTGGTTCATCAAGCCTCTCCGAGTGTCCCTTTGGGGGTAGCACCCAGTGAGGAGTGGGAGTGGTACAGTGCCGGTGCAAGGCCATGCCTGGGGGCAGCCCCCTCTAGGGCAGAGGAGGCGGGGCTGTGAGCAGCGGGGCCCTGGCGACCTGGGCCTCAGCTTACTTGCTGAGAACTCGAGAGGGGCCTTCCTGAAAGTGGTATGCGCTCGGGGTCAGCACACCCCGGTTCCTTCCTGCTCTGGGTGAGGCCCTGGCCCTCCTAGGctctcctgagcctcagtttctccacctgcaAGATGCAGGTGTTCCTCTGcaccctgcccacctccccagctGCAGTGACAGGGGCACCCGCTCTTCCAGTCCCCCTGCTGCCATGTCTCTGACTGTGTCACCTCCTGCACCAGCCCTACCTCCTCCAGGCAGGCCTCCGTTACCGGTTCCCTCTTCTATTGTGCCCAGGCCTCTCAGAGCTGCGCTGGCCCTGTTTCCGCTGAGGCTCTTTGGCCACTTTGGGGCAAACATGGGGCTTATGGGTCAGAGTGAATCCCacatttgttgaagaaataaataaagcactTTCCCAGAGAGCTTTGGGCTTGCGGGCCGTCAGTCCCCTCAAGGGCAGGTACGGGGTGCTGTGGGCCCCTCCCACAGAGGGGAGGCACTGGCCCTCTTGCTCCAGGACGCAGGTGGTGGAAGTCCTGGCTGGTGGCCAGCATGTGAGGCCATCCCATTGTAAGGGTGGGAAAACGGAGGCTCAGAGGCGACCCCAGTGTCTGAGTGAGTGCCTGGCAGGACCGGCTCTGAGGCTGCGGGCTGTTGTTGGGggggcccctctgcccctccaTCCGAGCCTGGGCCCCGGGAGGCTTCCCGTCTTGATTGCGTTCCCCAGGGGCACCGCACCCGAGTCACCCGTGTGCCACCTGCCCGGACCCTGGCTCTGAGGGCCTCAGCCTCCCTCTGCCAGGCGTGTGGCTGGTAATCCCCCACCAACCCGCTCTCCCACCCCAGGAGGGGCAGCAGGGTCCCAGTTGGCCACCACAGTCCACCCGCTCCGCTCCTCATGTGGACTGTAGACCCCTCACCGGGACCCCGGGGAGGCTCATGGGTGGCAGCCGTGTCCAGGGCAGGGGTCTGCAGGCTGGTGCCTGAGCCCAGATGTCTGACGTAGACTCGGAGCCGCGGATCCCGCCTGAACATCATTATCATCGCCGAGGGCGCCATAGACCGCAACGGGACGCCCATCTCCTCCCGCTATGTGAAGGACGtgagtggggggcagggggcctcGGTGGGGTCAGGCACCCCTTTATCTCCAGTCCCCAAACGCTTTTGCTGGGGCCCACCCCAGCCTCCAGAGACAGGAGCCTCTGGAAGGTGCTTCCTCGTCTCCAACGACAGCCAGCCACGGGGTGGGCACACCCAAGGCCCCCTGAGAGGTGTGGGGACACCCCATGTTCACACACACGGCGGGAGCACAGGTCCCTCCGTGCCAAAACAAACATCTGCACATGGGAACTCACCCACACATTTAGCGGGCGAGAACCCTCAGCGGGCTCTCTGGGCCCCTGTGGGTGGACACCCTGGAATCCCTGAGGCAGGGCGCGGGAGGGGTGGAGATTAGGTCTGGGGGCCCTCGGGGTGTCAGGGCAGCGGGGGTGGGCGTCGAACCCAAGGAGCCCTCAACTCTTTCCCAAGCAGCTGGTGGTCCAGAGGCTGGGCTTTGACACACGTGTGACTGTGCTGGGCCACGTGCAGAGGGGAGGGACCCCCTCGGCATTCGACCGCATCCTGGTAGGTGGGGCATTGCCCTGACCCTGGGTGTGCATGTGTAGGTGAGCGTGGGCATTTCCTCAGCACTGTGGGTGCGCATGGATGAGACCCAGGTGTGGCCCCTACATTTCTCTGTGGGGTGGGAATCATGGACCTGGGGACCTGGGTCCCCATGCcagcccccttccccaccccaggcttCAGCAACCTTAGTTCCCAACCCTTCTGCCAACCCGGCTCTTTGACAGGtccctgggtgggtggggagacagAGGGCTGGGCCTGTGACTTGGCCCTTCTGCTGGCTGCTGTCTGGTTGTTCTGCAtctggcccctggcccctgccGCATAGCTGTTATGGCCTGGAGGAGGCCAGGCACTCGGGGCGGGAGTGTGGATTCTGGCCTGAGGGCCATCGTTgccggggccaggggaggccccACGGGTGGCAGAGTGCCATGTGTGACAGTGGGTCACCCTGTGGGCAGACGGCTGCTGCATCTGGGCCTCAGTGCTATTGGGAAGCTGGCGGCCGGTGCGGCCTGTGGTGACCGTGGTGACCAAGTGGCCCCACTGCGGAGCCTTTCCTGGAGGCGGGAGAGTGTGCTCTCCTGTCGCTGCCCAGAGCAGCGGGGATGCTGACTCGGGGCTTGCCGACCTCGCCAGCTGCCCTTGGCGCTCTTGTGGGGCCTCAGGAGGGCCCTGGGAGAGACCCTGAGGGGCCTGGGACCAGCAAGCACAGGCCTTCCTGCAAGCCTTGGGGCAGATGTGCAGGCACAGGTCTGGGGTCTCCCTGCTTGCCAGAGCAGGGTAGCCTGCCAGTTTTGTGGATGTTCATGGATGGCTGAGAGACGAAGGACAGTGTGTTGCTCAAGACAGGGTGGCAGCTTTTTGGAGGCGGGCCCCCTGCCTTACTGAGCAGAGACAGCAACCAAGGGCCTTGCTCTGTTCCCGCTGGCTGTGCCAGGACTGGAATCCGACTTGTCCCCAGGGAGGGCAGCCCCTAGATGTTTAGCCCGCCCAGCCCACTAGCCTGAGCTCACTGTCTGCACATGCACTAGGAAAGCCATGGGCAAGACCCAGGCAAGACGCCTTTCAGGGAAGAATCCAGGACAGCCGTTCCGCCCACCGCTGCTGCAGGCTGAATGAGTGGCCCTCCGCGCAGCCATGCCTGAGCAAGGCTCTCCCAGACCCCAAAACAGTGCCCAGATGGGCTATTGTGAATGGTGTTCAGAGAAGTTCTGCTTCTGATGCCACCTGTTCTAGAAGCTTCCACCAGTGTGTGTGGGTGCCTCTGACAGCCGAGGGTTTGTGCGCTGGTGAAGAGACATAGGGCGCGTGGCGGCGTGGGGCTGGCTCACTGTGGCCCCCAGGGCAGAGGAGGGCCGCCCCACCTGAGCCccgccccacccctccccactcagAGCAGCAAGATGGGCATGGAGGCCGTGATGGCGCTTCTGGAGGCTATGCCTGACACGCCGGCCTGCGTGGTCAGCCTCTCAGGGAACCAGTCAGTGCGGCTCCCCCTTATGGAGTGTGTGCAGGTGGTGAGTCAGAACCCTGCCCCCAGGGCCTCCTCAGGGGCCTGCTGCCTGTGGGTGGTACATGGAGGGGTCAGCACACATGCCACCACCCCACTGTGCCTCTCCCTGCGACACTTCAGAGCCTTTGGCCGTGACTTCTGCTGGGCCCAGCTGCAGGCAGCCCCGGTGTCGGCTGTGGGGCTGAGGCTGGGCACCttcattcccagctgctgaggggCCAGGCCCAGGGTGCCCCTTGCTGGGGATGACCTGGTTCTCTGCTTGGCCACAGCTGGCCCTCCCGTCAGTGGCCTTGGCAGGGGCCGCTGCCTGTAAGGTCTGGGACCAGCTTACCACGTCAGGTGGCGGCTGAGTGAGCCAGGCCTCCAGTCtgtgctgtttgttttctttaagacAAAAGAGGTACAGAAGGCCATGGATGAGAAGAGGTTCGAGGAGGCCATCCAGCTCCGTGGCAGGTGAGGGCTGGTGGGGCCCAGCGAGGGGTGGCTGTCTGCTGAGCCGGGCCCATGGCCGGCTCCTGCGTGGctcacacacagccatgccccACACATGGGACACGCACACCTGTGCAGGCAGCCCTCCCTGTCTGCCGAGACCCCTCCTTCTGAGTGTGTTTggagcagagcaggagggaagggGTCTCTGCAGCTCTGCGACGAGGGGGCAGCAGGCTGTGGGTGTGCAGGGCAGGGAAGGGCAGGCACCTTGGAGTGGGTGTGTCCACGGGAAGCCGCAGAGGCCGGCCTGCAGGGCTCTCCTGCCCATCTGGCTTCCAGACTGCACCCCCCGCCCACTGCAGAGCTCCCAACTGGGCGCAGGCTGGGTGCGGGGCACTTGCTTTGCTGAGAGGTGTGCTGGCACTGTGGGATCTGCGGGGTCCTCCTCCCCCAGCGATGGCACCCAGCCAGGCCTTGTGACAGGAGTGGGGAGGTGGGCTGCACCTGGGCTGAGCGCTGTGCTGGGTTATGTGGCTGTGGGCTGAAGGCTGTGCGATGCTTGACTGGCTTCCTTTCCAGGAGCTTTGAGAACAACTGGAATATTTACAAGCTGCTTGCACACCAGAAGCTCTCCAAAGAGAAGGTGAGGGGGTGGGCGCTGCAGAGCCATGGCCATTGTCATCCTGCGTGGCCTTCTCAACCTGCTGCACTGCTGGGGTCGGCCTGCTGCCCCCCACCTGGCTGAGCCGGTGGGCCTCCCCTCCTGTCTGGTGTCTGAGCTCCAAGCTGAGAGGCATGGCCTCCGCTTGACTAGCAGGTCCCGCGCAGCCTTGTGTCTCGGCTGGAGATGCCATTGGCCGGTCAGTTGTCATACAGCTGAAGGAAATTCAGTCAGGCCCGTAGATTCCACTCAGGAGAGGGGGACTCGGTGTTCACGAGCTGTTCTGGAAGCTGAAGATATCAGGCAATGGGTTTTCTACCAAGAATGACAGCGGCACTTGTTTCCAAAATCCAGGGGGTGAGGGAAAGGTCCTATCAAGATGCTCTTGGACAGGGGGGTCCTGGCCCCTTTTTGTCCCAGAAGCTGGCCAGGGATGACAGCTGCCCAGTGCAGCATGGTCTCCACATCCCTGCCCGCACCAGCCGGCAGTGTGCCCACCCCAGGAGGCAGTGTTAGCAGGGCCACTGGAGCCACGCTGCCTGGCATGGCCACGGAGGGCTTGGAATGCAGCTACTCATAGTGAGGTGTGCCGTGCGGGCCAGGTACACACCAGTCCCAAGGACGAAGTGGGAAAACGTGAATGAGCCCCTTGGTAGTTTCTTGTATAGACTGATTCAGATTGAGgtgatactgttttgattatatcAGGATAAATCAGCCCTAGTGTTAAAATTAGTGTCACCTGCTTCCTTGTGATTTCTTGATGTGGCTCCTAGAACACTACAGTGACAGTGGTGGCCCCCCTCTGCATCCGTGCTGCTTGCCAGGGACCCTGGGGCGCTGGCTGCCTGACCCCCGGGTGTGGGGTGGTTGGTGTCAGCTTGCTGGCAGGCGCTGGCTCTGGCCAGTACCGGTGCTGCTGTCCCCACGAGCTGCGCTTGGCCGATAGGGACTGAAGTCTGGCTGATGCCTTTAATGAGGACTTCGTGGCTGAGCCAGACTTGTGCCAAGGCTCACTGGGTCTTGCCAAACCTGTGGAGTCAGTAGGACAGACTTCTGTGATTTCTGGGGCCATCTGCTCACTGGAGGGTGTCCAGGCTGGCACAGGAACCTGGGCCCCTTTTCCAGAAGGTGCACTCTTGCTGACTTGTGTGGCCAGCTGGTCTCTCCCCATTCTGTGCTCACGCTCTTGTCCTTCCCCTTCTGTGAAGACTGGCTTCTCCCTCGCCATCCTGAACGTGGGGGCCCCAGCGGCTGGCATGAACGCTGCTGTGCGCTCGGCGGTGCGTATTGGCATTTCCCACGGCCACACGGTGTATGTCGTGCACGATGGCTTTGAAGGCCTGGCCAAGGGTCAGGTAGGTGTGTCATGAGGCCAGGCTGGGGCGCTGGCACCTGCAGTGCTTGGCCGTATGTTTGCCATTTCTCTGGTTTACAACCCACCCTGGCTTACAAATAAATAAGGACCCAGGGGTTCACGGCATGAGAACATGGAATGGTCCGGTTCTGATGCGTGCAGAACGTGGACCAGAGGCCCTCAGGGAGAGGTTAGCTCCCAGAGGCTGGGTCCACCTcagccctgccccacccaggCCCCCCAGACTGGCTCTGACCTGGCGCAGCCTCCGTCCCCTCCCTGGTGCTTCCCCTGAGCACGGGCTGTCACCTGAGGAGGCGTGGGGAGGTGCCCCTGCAGTTCCCCCGAAGCTGTGCCTCCCATCTGCAGGTGCAGGAAGTGGGCTGGCATGATGTGGCAGGCTGGCTGGGACGTGGTGGCTCCATGCTGGGGACCAAGAGGTGAGTGGCTGGCCTCCAACCCAGGCTCCCTGGCCCCCATGGGCAGCTGGGGGCGGGAGTCCCAGTGCAGGTGTGGGGGTAGGGTTGCTGCAAGGGAAGCCAGCCTGTGGCCCTGGGCAGGGTCCCCTCTGTCTGGTGGCCTGCCTGGGCTTCCTGGCCTAGCACCCACCTGAGGTCCCCTGGGCAGAGGAAGGCATCT is part of the Manis pentadactyla isolate mManPen7 chromosome 1, mManPen7.hap1, whole genome shotgun sequence genome and harbors:
- the PFKL gene encoding ATP-dependent 6-phosphofructokinase, liver type isoform X1, which encodes MATVDLEKLRMSGAGKAIGVLTSGGDAQGMNAAVRAVTRMGIYVGAKVFLIYEGYEGLVEGGENIKQADWLSVSNIIQLGGTVIGSARCQAFTTRAGRLAAAYNLIQHRITNLCVIGGDGSLTGANIFRSEWGSLLEELVGAGKISEGTAQTYSHLNIAGLVGSIDNDFCGTDMTIGTDSALHRIMEVIDAITTTAQSHQRTFVLEVMGRHCGYLALVSALASGADWLFIPEAPPEDGWENFMCERLSETRSRGSRLNIIIIAEGAIDRNGTPISSRYVKDLVVQRLGFDTRVTVLGHVQRGGTPSAFDRILSSKMGMEAVMALLEAMPDTPACVVSLSGNQSVRLPLMECVQVTKEVQKAMDEKRFEEAIQLRGRSFENNWNIYKLLAHQKLSKEKTGFSLAILNVGAPAAGMNAAVRSAVRIGISHGHTVYVVHDGFEGLAKGQVQEVGWHDVAGWLGRGGSMLGTKRTLPKAYLEKIVENVRTYSIHALLVIGGFEAYEGVLQLVEARGHYEELCIVMGVIPATISNNVPGTDFSLGSDTAVNAAMESCDRIKQSASGTKRRVFIVETMGGYCGYLATVTGIAVGADAAYVFEDPFNIQDLKANVEHMTEKMKTDIQRGLVLRNEKCHEHYTTDFLYNLYSSEGKGIFDCRTNVLGHLQQGGAPTPFDRNYGTKLGVKAMLWMSEKLQAVYRNGRVFANGPDSACVIGLRKKVVAFSPVTELKKDTDFEPVSPAGWAARTAARPPPRPACRHRMPREQWWLKLRLMLKMLAHYLISMDDYVSGELEHVTRRTLSIDKGF
- the PFKL gene encoding ATP-dependent 6-phosphofructokinase, liver type isoform X2 yields the protein MATVDLEKLRMSGAGKAIGVLTSGGDAQGMNAAVRAVTRMGIYVGAKVFLIYEGYEGLVEGGENIKQADWLSVSNIIQLGGTVIGSARCQAFTTRAGRLAAAYNLIQHRITNLCVIGGDGSLTGANIFRSEWGSLLEELVGAGKISEGTAQTYSHLNIAGLVGSIDNDFCGTDMTIGTDSALHRIMEVIDAITTTAQSHQRTFVLEVMGRHCGYLALVSALASGADWLFIPEAPPEDGWENFMCERLSETRSRGSRLNIIIIAEGAIDRNGTPISSRYVKDLVVQRLGFDTRVTVLGHVQRGGTPSAFDRILSSKMGMEAVMALLEAMPDTPACVVSLSGNQSVRLPLMECVQVTKEVQKAMDEKRFEEAIQLRGRSFENNWNIYKLLAHQKLSKEKTGFSLAILNVGAPAAGMNAAVRSAVRIGISHGHTVYVVHDGFEGLAKGQVQEVGWHDVAGWLGRGGSMLGTKRTLPKAYLEKIVENVRTYSIHALLVIGGFEAYEGVLQLVEARGHYEELCIVMGVIPATISNNVPGTDFSLGSDTAVNAAMESCDRIKQSASGTKRRVFIVETMGGYCGYLATVTGIAVGADAAYVFEDPFNIQDLKANVEHMTEKMKTDIQRGLVLRNEKCHEHYTTDFLYNLYSSEGKGIFDCRTNVLGHLQQGGAPTPFDRNYGTKLGVKAMLWMSEKLQAVYRNGRVFANGPDSACVIGLRKKVVAFSPVTELKKDTDFEHRMPREQWWLKLRLMLKMLAHYLISMDDYVSGELEHVTRRTLSIDKGF